CGACGAAGCTGCGCCAGAAGATCCATTATCAATGGTTCCATCGCATCAATCCGATCTTCCTGAAGGCAGACCGTCCGCAGCCGATGAAAGAGGCGACCCGACTCTATCTGGCCGAACATCTCTCACGGCGAAACCAGGGCCTGTCCGAATTGCTCGGCCGCGACCTGTCCACGATCTGGCAGGACTTTGACGGCTAATCCACAATTTCGGGCGTCTGCCGAATTTCCGATCCAGCCCACAGTTTCGTGACTCGCCAAGCGCTCGAAGCGCGTTAAGTTCACCCGCAAACAGATGAGGGTGACACGAGATATGCTGAAACAATCCATTCTGGTCAGCGCACTGGCGCTGGGCCTATCCGCTTGTGTAAGCGTTTCGGTGCAGTCGGCCGACGCGCCATCGGTCAAGCCAGACATGCGCGCCCTGGCTACGGCGCCGGAGATTGCGCCCGAGCCGATTCTCGGGCCTGGGGATCGCCAACCCTCCGGACGCACATTGGGCACGCGGTCCGCCGTGGTCGCACCAAATGCGGCAGCGGCGACCGCGCACCCGCTGGCTACGCAGACCGCCCTCGATGTCATGAAGCGCGGCGGCACAGCTATGGACGCAGCGATTGCCGCCAACGCGATGCTCGGCCTGGTCGAGCCGACCGGCAATGGCATTGGCGGCGATCTTTATGCGATTGTCTGGGACCCGAATACGCGCGAGCTGTATGGCTATAATGGCTCGGGTCGTTCGCCCATGGGGGCGAGCCTGGAAGACATGCAAGCCAAGGCAGATGCCTTCATGAACGGTGAGGAGATCCCGCCCTTTGGCGCGGCGCCCGTCACCGTGCCGGGCACCGTCGAAGCCTGGGGCGCCTTGCATGAGCGGTTCGGACGTCTTCCCTTTGGTGATCTGATGCGGCCTGCGATTGGCTATGCCCGCGATGGCGCACCGATCCCGGAAGTGATCGCCTATTACTGGCAGTTCGGCCCGCGGCGATTTGCGCCTGCACATGAGAGCGGTATGTTGGAAGAGTATGAGAATGCCGAGCGCACCTTCTTCTCTCCGACCCCGGTCGAAGGCTCCCTGTTCCGCAATCCGGATCTTGCCGACACGCTGGAGCGGATCGCGACCGAAGGACCCGAAGAGTTCTATACGGGCGAGATCGCTCAGACCATGGGCGCCTATTTCGAGCGTATTGGCGGCTATCTCCGCTATGAAGATTTCGCCGCCCATGATGGCGAATGGGTTGAGCCGATCTGCGTCGAGTATCGCGACTTGGCCAAACTCTGCGAGCTTGGTCCGAACACGCAGGGGGTTGCGGCGTTGCAGATGCTACAAATGCTCGAGCGGTTTGACCTGCGGAGCATGGGGTATGGCTCGGCTGACAGCCTGATGGCGCAGGTGGAGGCGAAGCGGTTGGCTTTCCAAGATCGCGCTCGTGGGTATGCTGACCCGGCTTTCTCCAACATTGATCCCGAGATTTTTGTGAACGAGCTGAGATCAAAAATTCTGTCAGCGCAAATCGAGCTCGACGAAGCGATGGATGCGGAGAAAATTGATCGTATTCAT
This DNA window, taken from Hyphomonas sp. Mor2, encodes the following:
- a CDS encoding gamma-glutamyltransferase family protein encodes the protein MLKQSILVSALALGLSACVSVSVQSADAPSVKPDMRALATAPEIAPEPILGPGDRQPSGRTLGTRSAVVAPNAAAATAHPLATQTALDVMKRGGTAMDAAIAANAMLGLVEPTGNGIGGDLYAIVWDPNTRELYGYNGSGRSPMGASLEDMQAKADAFMNGEEIPPFGAAPVTVPGTVEAWGALHERFGRLPFGDLMRPAIGYARDGAPIPEVIAYYWQFGPRRFAPAHESGMLEEYENAERTFFSPTPVEGSLFRNPDLADTLERIATEGPEEFYTGEIAQTMGAYFERIGGYLRYEDFAAHDGEWVEPICVEYRDLAKLCELGPNTQGVAALQMLQMLERFDLRSMGYGSADSLMAQVEAKRLAFQDRARGYADPAFSNIDPEIFVNELRSKILSAQIELDEAMDAEKIDRIHPQPDGTVFVAHANYGDELNRGLNFEFPPLGSDREVETSPMIERSPIIKANKKLEDGDTTYLTVTDKDGMMVSLIQSNYRGMGSGLVADGLGFMFQDRGQLFSLDPEHPNAFEPGKRPFHTIIPAFAFKKDMPGCQVRAVAPEVACPYEPWLSFGLMGGGMQPQGHVQIILNLIDFDMGLQEAGDAARWEHRGGCEPTDDLTGDACETDMGVVHLESGIPVESRLELERRGHTVECCRANGGGYQAIMRDFESGAWIAATEMRKDGNADGY